In Citrus sinensis cultivar Valencia sweet orange chromosome 4, DVS_A1.0, whole genome shotgun sequence, one DNA window encodes the following:
- the LOC107177901 gene encoding uncharacterized protein LOC107177901 translates to MNGLVALKLDISKAYDRVEWLFLESIMKKMGFSSNRVELIMRLIFTTTLSVIINGVPTCLINPERGLSNKIPEDRVAAIRDIFQLNVVSKYEKYLGLPLMIGRKKMSFFNEVKLRVLSKIAGWQLKMFSSWGKEVLIKAAAQAILAHAMSVFKLPIGVCEDIQRAIAKFWWGTKEEKHGIH, encoded by the exons ATGAATGGTCTAGTAGCTCTTAAATTGGACATCAGCAAGGCGTATGACAGGGTTGAGTGGCTGTTTTTAGAAAGCATAATGAAGAAGATGGGATTTTCAAGCAATAGGGTGGAGCTGATAATGAGGCTCATCTTTACTACCACCCTCTCAGTGATCATCAATGGAGTGCCAACATGTCTAATTAATCCGGAAAGAGGATTAAG CAATAAAATTCCAGAAGATCGGGTGGCTGCAATTAGAGATATCTTCCAGCTAAATGTAGTCTCTAAGTATGAAAAATACTTAGGCCTCCCCCTAATGATAggtagaaagaaaatgagctTCTTCAATGAGGTTAAATTGAGAGTGCTCAGCAAGATTGCAGGATGGCAGCTCAAGATGTTCTCTAGTTGGGGCAAGGAAGTGTTGATCAAAGCAGCAGCACAAGCAATCCTAGCCCATGCGATGAGTGTTTTCAAGCTCCCAATAGGCGTTTGTGAAGACATTCAACGTGCTATAGCAAAATTTTGGTGGGGAACGAAGGAAGAAAAGCATGGGATTCACTAG